A window of the Egibacteraceae bacterium genome harbors these coding sequences:
- a CDS encoding zinc-ribbon domain-containing protein has product MTCDACGREVPSDARFCPHCGTAVAAQAGAPAPVTDPEPRGDTADTADTTEPTDTTEPTQSPDAAEPTEADADPDADPAAEPAPAEAGGRPKTTVVTVLGNLLALAAGGTLGVLAGMAIRQVM; this is encoded by the coding sequence ATGACCTGTGACGCGTGCGGCCGCGAGGTGCCGTCCGATGCGCGCTTCTGCCCCCACTGCGGCACGGCGGTCGCCGCACAGGCGGGGGCACCCGCGCCGGTGACCGACCCGGAGCCGCGTGGTGACACGGCCGACACGGCCGACACGACGGAGCCCACCGACACGACGGAGCCGACCCAGTCGCCTGACGCGGCTGAGCCGACCGAGGCGGATGCGGACCCAGATGCCGACCCGGCGGCGGAACCGGCCCCCGCCGAGGCCGGCGGGCGACCCAAGACCACCGTCGTCACCGTGCTGGGCAACCTCCTGGCCCTCGCGGCTGGCGGGACGCTCGGGGTCCTCGCGGGGATGGCGATCCGCCAGGTGATGTGA
- a CDS encoding EAL domain-containing protein, with protein MPAWSTYHLAEFLAAVSSAETPQAAIAVGVERIAESFDAEVCAYRSAEGVAAAVGFPPGRVPVAALLAAPDDDWSTLELPGLGACPGVSVPVGSDLGTSIVLVRIDEPITTEESTMLRGMARVLGLTLRTLGALDSERALRLQQELQAVENQRLLAGVRERQTLLERLSGVQHAILMQAPRQDVLDLITEGVAALLGDEMVGLRLVDPDDADVVTLEASHGLSPEQWRAVRRTSVEAGTGGQAIIQGRLIISTDYASDAAAIGQFVASGIVATMATPVRESGMVVGSLVVASSRAGRVFTARDEEILDAFAAHVSLALTDLRTREVMNRALDDAVHQALHDPLTGLPNRSLFVDRLTQALERARRQDTHAAVFFIDLDNFKLINDSSGHARGDELLRAVAARLADCVRTTDTVARFGGDEFAIVIEDVPDLAHAEETAQRLLEAFTDPLVLGGDPVTVGASIGVVVTRGQAHADELLLNADVAMYHAKTLGKGQWSVFRPEMHTVLLDGIELEATLRGAIERDQLHLVYQPIVELDGGATVGVEALLRWTHPTRGPIPPDEFIPLAEETGLIMEIGRWVLERACRDVRSWRVPGTGAPLALTVNVSARQMHDDTLVGHLRQVLQAHDFSASRLTLEVTESVFIDQAELAGQWLAELKGVGVRVALDDFGTGYSSLSYLQRFPIDVVKIDKSFVDGLASDAADAKLVEAIVNLSQALALMTVAEGVETDEQRCRLVELGCALGQGFYFARPMPVADIRRYLDGHQLERSGSPSR; from the coding sequence ATGCCGGCCTGGTCGACCTACCATCTCGCCGAGTTCCTCGCGGCTGTCTCCTCGGCGGAGACCCCGCAGGCCGCCATCGCGGTCGGCGTGGAGCGCATCGCCGAGTCGTTCGACGCGGAGGTGTGCGCCTACCGCAGCGCCGAGGGCGTCGCGGCGGCGGTCGGGTTCCCGCCGGGACGTGTGCCCGTGGCCGCGCTGCTGGCTGCCCCGGATGACGACTGGTCCACGCTCGAGCTGCCCGGCCTCGGGGCCTGCCCTGGCGTGTCGGTCCCGGTCGGCTCGGATCTGGGGACCTCCATCGTGCTCGTCCGCATCGACGAGCCGATCACCACCGAGGAGAGCACCATGCTGCGGGGCATGGCCCGGGTGCTGGGGCTGACCCTTCGGACGCTCGGTGCGCTGGACAGCGAACGGGCGTTGCGCCTCCAGCAGGAGCTGCAGGCGGTGGAGAACCAGCGCCTGCTCGCCGGTGTCCGTGAGCGCCAGACGCTGCTGGAGCGGCTGTCCGGTGTGCAGCACGCCATCCTCATGCAGGCGCCCCGCCAGGACGTGCTCGACCTGATCACCGAAGGGGTGGCGGCGTTGCTCGGCGACGAGATGGTCGGCCTGCGGCTCGTGGACCCCGACGACGCCGACGTGGTGACGCTCGAGGCCTCCCACGGCCTCTCGCCGGAGCAGTGGCGGGCCGTGCGGCGCACGTCGGTCGAGGCGGGGACCGGCGGCCAGGCCATCATCCAGGGTCGGCTGATCATCTCGACGGACTACGCCAGCGACGCGGCCGCCATCGGCCAGTTCGTGGCCAGCGGCATCGTGGCCACCATGGCCACGCCGGTGCGCGAGAGCGGCATGGTCGTCGGCAGCCTGGTGGTCGCGTCGTCGCGCGCGGGCCGGGTGTTCACCGCCCGCGACGAGGAGATCCTCGACGCCTTCGCCGCGCACGTGAGCCTCGCCCTCACCGACCTGCGCACCCGGGAGGTCATGAACCGCGCCCTGGACGACGCGGTGCACCAGGCGCTCCACGACCCCCTCACCGGTCTGCCCAACCGCTCCCTCTTCGTCGACCGGCTGACGCAGGCGCTGGAGCGCGCCAGGCGCCAGGACACCCACGCCGCGGTGTTCTTCATCGACCTGGACAACTTCAAGCTCATCAACGACAGCTCCGGGCACGCCCGGGGCGACGAGCTGCTGCGGGCGGTCGCCGCACGGCTCGCGGACTGCGTGCGCACCACCGACACCGTGGCGCGGTTCGGCGGCGACGAGTTCGCCATCGTCATCGAGGACGTCCCCGATCTGGCCCACGCCGAGGAGACGGCGCAACGGCTGCTCGAGGCGTTCACCGACCCCCTCGTGCTCGGGGGCGACCCGGTCACCGTCGGTGCCAGCATCGGTGTCGTCGTGACCCGGGGCCAGGCCCACGCCGACGAGCTGCTGCTCAACGCCGACGTGGCGATGTACCACGCCAAGACCCTCGGCAAGGGGCAGTGGTCGGTGTTCCGCCCGGAGATGCACACCGTGCTGCTCGACGGCATCGAGCTCGAGGCGACCTTGCGGGGCGCCATCGAGCGCGACCAGCTGCATCTGGTGTACCAGCCCATCGTCGAGCTCGACGGCGGGGCGACCGTCGGCGTCGAGGCGCTGCTGCGGTGGACGCATCCGACCCGGGGTCCGATCCCGCCCGACGAGTTCATCCCGCTGGCCGAGGAGACCGGCCTCATCATGGAGATCGGCCGGTGGGTCCTCGAGCGCGCGTGCCGGGATGTGCGGAGCTGGCGCGTGCCGGGCACGGGCGCGCCCCTGGCCCTCACCGTGAACGTGTCGGCACGCCAGATGCACGACGACACGCTGGTGGGCCACCTGCGCCAGGTGCTGCAGGCCCACGACTTCAGCGCGTCGCGGTTGACCCTGGAGGTCACCGAGAGCGTCTTCATCGACCAGGCCGAGCTGGCCGGTCAGTGGCTGGCCGAGCTCAAGGGCGTCGGCGTGCGCGTGGCCCTCGACGACTTCGGGACGGGCTACTCGTCGCTGAGCTACCTGCAGCGCTTCCCGATCGACGTCGTGAAGATCGACAAGTCCTTCGTCGACGGGCTGGCGTCGGACGCCGCCGACGCCAAGCTCGTCGAAGCCATCGTGAACCTCTCCCAGGCCCTGGCCCTGATGACCGTGGCGGAGGGCGTGGAGACCGACGAGCAGCGGTGCCGCCTGGTCGAGCTCGGCTGCGCCCTCGGCCAGGGCTTCTACTTCGCCCGCCCCATGCCCGTGGCGGATATCCGGCGGTACCTCGACGGTCACCAGCTGGAGCGGAGCGGCTCCCCCTCGCGGTAG
- a CDS encoding FIST N-terminal domain-containing protein encodes MGTGHARCTDAFAAGREAAGAALEGPDPRLLVVFSSQAYELPRLLEGIRSAAGGDVPLIGCSTAGEIATAGPGASSVVVTAIGGEGFSVTTGRATGASDRLRDASAEAAACARENVGRAHEVLMILTDGLGGDQQEVVRGAYAAVGARVPLVGGCAGDDLRMQRTFQMHGSAVLQDAVVCASITSDAPIGIGVQHGWQPVGEPFVVTDSASNRIFTLNGQPALDVYLDRLSPPAEVARDPGAFTRFALTHPLGIRRRTSAEVRFIAEADFTDRSLGCIAEVPTGGLAWIMEGDEDSVLAATDRACTSALAALAGAAPIGLLAFDCIARRGVLGEEGISMEVERVAKHAGGAPVAGFYTYGEIARTRGSNGFHNQTLVVLALA; translated from the coding sequence ATGGGCACTGGCCACGCGCGGTGCACCGACGCCTTCGCGGCCGGGCGGGAGGCGGCCGGGGCCGCCCTGGAGGGGCCGGATCCGCGCCTGCTGGTGGTGTTCAGCTCGCAGGCCTACGAGCTGCCCCGCCTGCTGGAGGGCATCCGGTCGGCTGCGGGCGGCGACGTGCCACTCATCGGCTGCTCGACCGCCGGGGAGATCGCCACGGCCGGCCCCGGGGCGTCGAGCGTGGTGGTGACCGCCATCGGGGGCGAGGGCTTCTCGGTGACCACCGGGCGGGCGACCGGGGCCTCGGATCGCCTGCGTGACGCCAGCGCCGAGGCCGCGGCCTGCGCCCGCGAGAACGTCGGCCGGGCCCACGAGGTCCTGATGATCCTGACCGACGGCCTCGGTGGGGACCAGCAGGAGGTCGTCCGGGGCGCCTACGCCGCGGTCGGCGCCCGGGTGCCGCTCGTGGGGGGCTGCGCCGGTGACGACCTGCGGATGCAGCGCACCTTCCAGATGCACGGGTCAGCGGTCCTGCAGGACGCGGTCGTCTGCGCGTCGATCACCTCCGACGCGCCGATCGGCATCGGCGTCCAGCACGGCTGGCAGCCGGTCGGGGAGCCGTTCGTGGTGACCGACAGCGCCAGCAACCGCATCTTCACCCTGAACGGGCAGCCGGCCCTCGACGTCTACCTGGATCGGCTCAGCCCGCCCGCGGAGGTCGCACGCGACCCCGGCGCCTTCACGCGCTTCGCCCTCACCCATCCCCTCGGCATCAGGCGCCGCACCAGCGCCGAGGTGCGCTTCATCGCCGAGGCGGACTTCACGGATCGGTCGCTGGGTTGCATCGCCGAGGTCCCCACCGGGGGACTGGCCTGGATCATGGAGGGCGACGAGGACTCGGTCCTGGCGGCGACGGACCGCGCGTGCACGAGCGCGCTGGCGGCGCTGGCGGGCGCCGCGCCCATCGGCCTGCTGGCCTTCGACTGCATCGCGCGTCGCGGGGTGCTCGGCGAGGAGGGGATCAGCATGGAGGTGGAGCGCGTCGCCAAGCACGCCGGCGGCGCCCCGGTCGCGGGGTTCTACACCTACGGTGAGATCGCCCGCACCCGGGGCAGCAACGGCTTCCACAACCAGACGCTGGTCGTCCTGGCGTTGGCCTAG
- a CDS encoding GuaB1 family IMP dehydrogenase-related protein, with translation MRFLHDREPPHDLTFEDVFLVPGRSGVGSRLHVDLATADGSGTTTPVVVANMTAVAGRRMAETVARRGGLAVIPQDIPPEIVADVAAWVKSRHPVFETPLTMAPTDTVGEALNLLPKRAHGAVIVVEDDRPLGVVTPNDCTDVDRFAQLRQVMSAELVTLPDTTDPQAAYATLQEARRRLAPVVDVEGRLVGLLTRKGAVRSTLYRPAQDAAGRLRLAATVGISGDVAGRAKALLKAGVDVLVVDTAHGHQERMLEALATVQGLDPGVPVVAGNVVTAQGVRDLADAGADIVKVGVGPGAMCTTRLQTGVGRPQLSAVLECATEARRLGRHVWADGGVRRPRDVALALAAGASNVMIGSWFAGTYESPADIEHDADGRPYKVSFGMASARAVQKRTAGDDAFDRARKALFEEGISSGRMYLDADRPGVEDLLDEIVAGLRSACSYVGVPDLASFHEQAVLGVQSAAGYREGEPLRSSW, from the coding sequence GTGCGTTTCCTCCACGACCGCGAACCGCCGCATGACCTCACCTTCGAGGACGTGTTCCTGGTGCCCGGGCGATCGGGGGTCGGGTCGCGCCTGCACGTGGACCTGGCCACCGCTGACGGCAGCGGCACCACCACGCCCGTGGTCGTGGCGAACATGACCGCCGTCGCCGGCCGGCGGATGGCCGAGACGGTCGCCCGCCGCGGCGGGCTGGCGGTCATCCCCCAGGACATCCCCCCGGAGATCGTCGCGGACGTGGCCGCGTGGGTGAAGTCGCGCCATCCCGTGTTCGAGACCCCGCTGACCATGGCCCCCACCGACACGGTCGGCGAGGCGCTGAACCTGCTGCCCAAACGCGCGCACGGCGCGGTCATCGTCGTCGAGGACGACCGGCCGCTCGGCGTCGTCACGCCCAACGACTGCACCGACGTGGACCGCTTCGCCCAGCTGCGCCAGGTGATGTCCGCCGAGCTCGTCACCCTGCCCGACACCACGGACCCCCAGGCGGCGTACGCCACGCTGCAGGAGGCCAGGCGCCGGCTCGCGCCTGTCGTGGACGTCGAGGGCCGGCTCGTCGGCCTGCTGACGCGCAAGGGCGCGGTGCGGTCCACGCTGTACCGGCCGGCCCAGGACGCGGCGGGGCGGTTGCGGCTCGCGGCGACCGTGGGCATCAGCGGCGACGTCGCCGGCCGGGCCAAGGCCCTGCTGAAGGCCGGCGTGGACGTGCTCGTCGTCGACACCGCCCACGGCCACCAGGAGCGCATGCTGGAGGCGCTGGCCACGGTGCAGGGGTTGGACCCGGGCGTGCCGGTCGTGGCCGGCAACGTCGTCACCGCCCAGGGCGTGCGCGACCTGGCGGACGCCGGCGCCGACATCGTCAAGGTGGGCGTCGGGCCGGGGGCGATGTGCACCACGCGGCTGCAGACCGGGGTGGGACGCCCCCAGCTGTCCGCGGTGCTGGAGTGCGCGACCGAGGCTCGCCGTCTCGGCCGGCACGTCTGGGCCGACGGCGGGGTGCGCCGGCCCCGCGACGTCGCCCTGGCCCTGGCCGCCGGCGCGAGCAACGTCATGATCGGGTCGTGGTTCGCCGGCACCTACGAGTCGCCGGCCGACATCGAGCACGACGCCGACGGGCGGCCCTACAAGGTCAGCTTCGGGATGGCCTCGGCGCGGGCGGTCCAGAAGCGCACCGCCGGCGACGACGCCTTCGACCGCGCCCGCAAGGCGCTCTTCGAGGAGGGCATCTCCTCGGGCCGCATGTACCTCGACGCCGACCGGCCCGGGGTGGAGGACCTGCTCGACGAGATCGTCGCGGGGCTGCGCAGCGCCTGCTCCTACGTCGGCGTGCCCGACCTCGCGAGCTTCCACGAGCAGGCGGTGCTCGGTGTCCAGAGCGCCGCGGGCTACCGCGAGGGGGAGCCGCTCCGCTCCAGCTGGTGA
- the nagA gene encoding N-acetylglucosamine-6-phosphate deacetylase, translating to MSRARRLGVAAALVDGQLVRGDVATADGLVRQVGLSGSGRGLAVPGFVDLQVNGFAGTDFLAADTAGYHAAGEALLACGVTAFQPTFVSSPTETYAAALPAAAAAQASLQAPRLLGVHLEGPFLAPEFAGAHDPAHLVEPDVGRAQRLCEQGPVTAMTVAPERRGGLELVEHLVRRGVVVALGHSAADAATAHAAFDRGARAITHIHNAQRRWQARDPGLAGVALVRRDVVVQAVVDGVHLAPETVLAAVRLAHRRFALVTDAIEAAGMPAGRYRLGDRTVDVADGAARLAETAPAGGTLAGSVLTMDAAVRNLVDLGLPVADAVDAATRVPAGLAGRPELGTLRPGTPADVAVLDDTLHVTRTLVAGIERAAP from the coding sequence GTGAGCCGGGCACGGCGCCTGGGGGTGGCCGCCGCCCTCGTCGACGGGCAGCTGGTCCGCGGCGACGTGGCGACTGCGGACGGGCTGGTCCGGCAGGTCGGCCTGTCGGGCAGCGGCCGGGGGCTGGCCGTCCCCGGCTTCGTCGACCTGCAGGTCAACGGCTTCGCCGGGACGGACTTCCTCGCCGCCGACACCGCCGGCTACCACGCTGCCGGCGAGGCGCTGCTGGCCTGCGGGGTGACCGCCTTCCAGCCCACCTTCGTCTCCTCGCCGACCGAGACGTACGCGGCCGCGCTGCCCGCGGCGGCCGCCGCGCAGGCGTCGCTGCAGGCCCCGCGCCTGCTCGGGGTACACCTCGAAGGCCCCTTCCTCGCACCGGAGTTCGCCGGCGCCCACGATCCCGCCCACCTCGTCGAGCCCGATGTCGGGAGGGCGCAGCGGCTGTGCGAGCAGGGGCCGGTCACGGCCATGACCGTGGCCCCAGAGCGCCGCGGCGGCCTGGAGCTCGTCGAGCATCTCGTACGGCGCGGCGTGGTCGTGGCCCTCGGCCACTCGGCAGCCGACGCGGCCACGGCCCACGCGGCCTTCGACCGGGGGGCGCGGGCCATCACCCACATCCACAACGCCCAGCGGCGCTGGCAGGCGCGCGACCCGGGCCTGGCGGGGGTGGCGCTTGTCCGCCGCGACGTGGTCGTGCAGGCCGTCGTGGACGGCGTGCACCTGGCGCCCGAGACCGTCCTGGCCGCCGTCCGGCTCGCCCACCGGCGCTTCGCGCTGGTGACCGACGCGATCGAGGCGGCCGGCATGCCCGCCGGCCGCTACCGCCTCGGCGACCGCACGGTCGACGTCGCGGACGGCGCGGCCCGCCTGGCCGAGACCGCGCCGGCCGGCGGCACGCTGGCCGGCAGCGTGCTCACGATGGATGCGGCCGTACGCAACCTCGTCGACCTCGGCCTCCCGGTGGCCGATGCCGTCGACGCCGCCACCCGGGTGCCCGCCGGCCTGGCCGGACGGCCCGAGCTCGGCACGCTGCGTCCGGGCACCCCCGCCGACGTCGCCGTGCTCGACGACACGCTGCACGTGACCAGGACCCTGGTCGCCGGGATCGAACGCGCCGCGCCCTGA
- a CDS encoding SEC-C domain-containing protein: MPAPPDLTPLQAAARALLCRHGAMDLAALAARLLAEGFDLGEDAEAFLDDELLECADHDELPDGRQVSLTATLEGAVATSRLTDQEIATGVVQVEPELGLLLVSDAEAFPLPDGRTAEIALSGARDPEADLGVWQLSGPPGWLDHLHAGEPAAFRLSGGVLHVQAAGTLADPAAAIQALAEAFAEQSTDGDPIETRQLLLAVLVDRPHVLAEPLPPLTDLLDAAELETYGDWVGEPGTAWGHADDEAGPYGLDAEGHEALGLALAGFQKTLEQGPEELAAFPEVVEALAACLSVDGVAEAFLDGVLAEADETRAAATAGWAGLLGQGAPSWPGPHLVLAGCAERAGDVESGQRALAAALHADAASPAALLDAAWYAEDRGDAPGALSLLRRAGVEADDPQVERLEHYAAPGPAAAGRNGPCPCGSGRKYKVCCAARNGHTLDARVPWLLAKAAQYVQRPPSRHLLAVVALARVGGDPDDPAWVDVAFGDPLVTELALFEEEALEDFCDERGPLLPADELALARSWVGVRPSVYEVTAVTAGDGALALRDLATGERVQVTDRAGADALETGTLLFARLLPAGEQCVIAPGVLQIPFTLRDLLLALLDTDPDGVAIAAWLAAVDAPPELRTTDGDPLVDCVAWFRVADPQAAGAALDETLEPHDGHWADLAEGDDGQVLRGTAALDGDVLEVRTHAESRLEALVATITAAVGDLELLDEQRVPTSERFAAGASAPPPEVAPAGDAGMAEALDTFMQQAEQRWVDESVPALGGVTPRQAADDPTRRGDLERLLDEFEEAAATTPVGMGTFDVGRLRRLLGLS, translated from the coding sequence GTGCCCGCCCCGCCCGACCTCACCCCGCTGCAGGCCGCCGCCCGGGCGCTGCTTTGCCGCCACGGTGCCATGGACCTGGCGGCCCTCGCCGCCCGTCTGCTCGCCGAGGGGTTCGACCTGGGTGAGGACGCCGAGGCCTTCCTCGACGACGAGCTGCTGGAGTGCGCCGACCACGACGAGCTGCCCGACGGGCGCCAGGTGAGCCTGACCGCCACCCTCGAGGGCGCGGTGGCCACCAGTCGGCTCACCGACCAGGAGATCGCCACGGGGGTCGTGCAGGTCGAGCCGGAGCTGGGACTGCTGCTGGTGTCCGACGCCGAGGCGTTCCCCCTTCCTGACGGGCGCACCGCCGAGATCGCGCTCAGCGGTGCGCGCGATCCCGAGGCGGATCTCGGCGTGTGGCAGCTGTCGGGGCCGCCCGGGTGGCTTGACCACCTGCACGCCGGCGAGCCTGCCGCCTTCCGGCTGAGCGGCGGGGTGCTGCACGTCCAGGCAGCCGGCACGCTCGCCGATCCCGCCGCCGCGATCCAGGCGCTGGCCGAGGCGTTCGCCGAGCAGAGCACGGATGGTGACCCCATCGAGACCCGTCAGCTGCTGTTGGCCGTGCTCGTGGACCGCCCGCACGTGCTGGCCGAGCCGCTGCCGCCCCTGACCGACCTGCTCGACGCAGCGGAGCTCGAGACCTACGGCGACTGGGTGGGCGAGCCGGGGACCGCGTGGGGACACGCCGACGACGAGGCGGGACCCTACGGGTTGGACGCCGAGGGCCACGAGGCGCTGGGGCTCGCGCTAGCGGGCTTCCAGAAGACCCTGGAACAGGGGCCCGAGGAGCTCGCGGCCTTTCCCGAGGTCGTGGAAGCCCTCGCTGCCTGCCTGTCGGTGGACGGGGTGGCCGAGGCGTTCCTCGATGGGGTGCTCGCCGAGGCCGACGAGACGCGGGCAGCGGCCACCGCCGGCTGGGCTGGCCTGCTGGGCCAGGGAGCGCCGTCGTGGCCCGGCCCCCATCTGGTGCTCGCCGGGTGCGCCGAGCGTGCCGGCGATGTCGAATCGGGGCAGCGCGCGCTGGCCGCGGCGCTGCACGCCGACGCGGCGTCGCCCGCCGCCCTGCTCGACGCGGCCTGGTACGCCGAGGACCGCGGCGACGCCCCTGGGGCGCTGTCGCTGCTGCGCCGCGCCGGCGTGGAGGCCGACGACCCGCAGGTCGAGCGGCTCGAGCACTACGCCGCCCCGGGCCCGGCGGCAGCGGGCCGCAACGGGCCCTGCCCGTGCGGGTCGGGCCGCAAGTACAAGGTCTGCTGCGCCGCCCGCAACGGTCATACGCTGGACGCCCGGGTGCCGTGGCTGCTGGCCAAGGCTGCGCAGTACGTCCAGCGCCCGCCGTCCCGGCACCTGCTCGCCGTGGTCGCACTGGCCCGCGTCGGCGGCGACCCGGATGACCCCGCCTGGGTCGACGTCGCGTTCGGCGACCCGCTGGTCACCGAGCTCGCGCTGTTCGAGGAGGAGGCGCTGGAGGACTTCTGCGACGAGCGGGGACCGCTGCTGCCCGCCGACGAGCTGGCCCTGGCCCGCTCGTGGGTCGGGGTCCGCCCGAGCGTCTACGAGGTGACGGCGGTCACCGCGGGCGACGGGGCCCTGGCGCTGCGCGACCTGGCCACCGGCGAGCGCGTGCAGGTCACCGACCGCGCCGGCGCCGACGCGCTGGAGACCGGTACGCTGTTGTTCGCCCGCCTGCTGCCGGCCGGCGAGCAGTGCGTCATCGCCCCCGGCGTCCTGCAGATCCCCTTCACACTGCGCGACCTGCTGCTGGCCCTCCTCGACACGGACCCTGACGGGGTCGCCATCGCCGCCTGGCTCGCCGCCGTGGACGCACCACCCGAATTGCGCACCACCGACGGCGACCCCCTGGTGGACTGCGTCGCGTGGTTCCGGGTCGCCGACCCACAGGCCGCGGGGGCGGCACTCGACGAGACCCTCGAACCCCACGACGGGCACTGGGCCGACCTCGCCGAGGGGGACGACGGGCAGGTGCTGCGCGGCACCGCCGCGCTCGACGGCGACGTCCTGGAGGTCCGCACGCACGCCGAGTCGCGTCTGGAGGCGCTGGTCGCCACCATCACCGCGGCGGTGGGTGACCTGGAGCTCCTCGACGAGCAGCGGGTGCCGACGAGCGAGCGGTTCGCCGCCGGCGCCAGCGCCCCACCACCCGAGGTCGCTCCGGCTGGCGACGCGGGGATGGCCGAAGCCTTGGACACCTTCATGCAGCAGGCGGAGCAGCGCTGGGTCGACGAGTCGGTGCCCGCACTGGGCGGGGTGACCCCGCGCCAGGCCGCCGACGACCCGACCCGCCGCGGCGACCTCGAGCGCCTGCTCGACGAGTTCGAGGAGGCCGCCGCCACCACCCCGGTCGGGATGGGCACCTTCGACGTCGGCCGGCTGCGGCGCCTGCTCGGCCTGTCGTGA